CCGGGGCAGACCCAGCCGCTGTCCGGCCTGGCGAAGGACGCCAACGGGAACGAGATCCCGGGCGTGGCGTTCGAGTGGATGTCCTCCAACACCGCGGTGGCCACGGTGAGCGCCTCCGGGCAGGCCACCGCGGTGGCGGCGGGGACGAGCTACGTGACGGCCAGAGCCGGCGGGAAGAGTGCCACGGCGACGCTGACGGTCGCCGCGCCGGTGAAGGTGCAGGCCCAGGTGGCTTCGGTGAGCGTCTCGCCGGCCTCCGCATCCATCGTGGTGGGAGGGAGCGTCGTCCCCGTCGCCACGGCGCGGGACGCTTCGGGGAACGTCCTGACCGGGCGCCTGGTGGAGTGGAGCACGTCCAATCCGGCGGTCGCAGGGGTATCGGCCTCCGGCCTGGTGACCGGGGTGGCGGTCGGCAGCGCGACCATCATCGCGACGGTCGAGGGGAAGACGGGCGCCGCCGCGGTCAGCGTGACGACCGATCCGGCGACGGTGCCGTCGCGGGTGATGGTCTCGCCGCGGGCGGACACGCTGAGCGCCATCGGCGCGGCGACGCAGCTTGGCGCGACGGTGTACAGCCAGGCGGGGAGCCCGATGTCCGGTGCGGTGGTGAGCTGGACCAGCCTGAACTCGGGCGTCGCGACGGTCGACGGCTCCGGGCGGGTGGTGGCGAAGGCGCCGGGGACGGCCCGGGTCGTGGCGGCCAGCGGCGCGCTCGCCGACACCGCCACCGTGGTGGTGCGCCAGGTGATCGCCTCGGTGGTGGTCTCCCCCTCCGCTCCCACGGTGCAGGTGGGGCAGACGCAGCAGGTGAGCGCCTCCGCACGGGACGCCAACGGCCATGAGGTCCCCGGGGTCACCTTCGGGTGGACCTCCTCCAACACCGCTGCGGCCACGGTGAACGGCTCCGGGCTGGTGAGCGGGGTGGCCGCGGGGACGAGCTACGTCACCGCGAGCGCGGGTGGCAAGAGCGCCGTCTCCACGGTGACGGTCGCGGCGGTTCCGGTGGCGACGGTCACGGTCTCGCCCGGCACGGCATCCATCGCGGTGGGGGGGAGCGTGGACCTGGCGGCGGTCGCCCGGGATGGCTCGGGGCAGGTGCTGACCGGCCGGCCGGTGACCTGGGCGACTTCCAACGCGGGCGTGGCGACGGTCTCGTCCACCGGGGTTGTGACGGGCGTGGCCGGAGGGACGGTGACGGTTACCGCCACCAGCGAGGGGAAGAGTGGAACGGCGCAGGTGACGGTGAGCGCGCCCACGGTCACGACGAGCACGCTGGTCTACGGGCACGACTTCAATGACGGGACGATCGGGGCTTTCGGGCAGTGGGGTAGCCACATCACCAAGCCGGTGAGCGTCATCGCGGATCCGACCGGCTCCGGGCGCGGGAGCGTGGCGCGGGTCGACTACGTGTACGACCCCGCGTCTGGCGGCGCACACGATTCCAACGGCGGGCTCTACTACCGCGCCAACCCTGCGGGCGGGCATCCCAGCGGCGTTGGGTTCGGGGAGCGGATCTACCTGGCGGGTGACTTCTACCTGCCGCGCTACCCCTACACGGCTCCGGCCCAGGCGCAGAACGACCAGCGCAAGCTGATCTACCTCAAGTTTGGCGATCCGAACGCGCGCACGGGCGACGTGGTGGTCAACCTGTGGGGGCGTGCCGACAAGAGCGGGATGGACCTGCAGCTCGTCTCGGGCTGGTCCGGGTCGAGCACGCGCGAGTTCGCCTACGGGATCGCACCGGTCGCCTTCGACCGCTGGCACCGCGTCGAGGTGGAGCTGACGGCCAACACCCGGGGCATGGCCAACGGGAGCATCCGGGTCTGGTTCAACGGGCAGCTCGTCAAGGAGCGTACGAACGTGATGCTCTTCGGGGCCAGTCCGAGCGAAGCGACGGACTTCATCTACGAGTACGGCATCGGGAACCAGGAGCAGTGGGCGCCGACCGACCTGATGAAGGACTACCGCCTCTGGGACAACATCCACTTCCGCACCGCCCGCCCCTAGCGACATCGTCCAGGAGACAGGTGGCCAGATCCTCACGGGTCTGGCCCCTTTTCGCTTCCGACGGGACCGGGGCGGACGATCCCGGCCGGACACGCATGAGGGCCCTGCGCGGGGCATAGACATTGCCCGGTCGCTCCAGCGATCCAGCCTCAGCCGGTCTCATCCAGATCATGAGCCGCGTCCGCGTTCAGCTCCTGGGCAGCAGCAGAGATGTCACTCGAGCGCTTCTACAGCCAGTCGCCCGTATGGGCTCAAACGCTCATGCTCAACGCATATGCGCTACGCATCGAGCATCATCGCTACGGCCCCCCTTATCGGAGCGCGCTTCGTCGTCTCCTGCAGCGCGAGCGCGCTCCGCGAGAGGAGCTGACCGCGTTCCAGGACCGGCAGGTCCGGTCCGTCGTGAAGGCCGCCTATGAGCACAGCCGGTACTATCGGGAGGTGATGGACCACCACGGTGTTCTCCCGGCGGACATCGGTGGGGTCCGCGATCTTTGGAAGCTGCCCCTCCTCACCAAGGAGACCGTGAGAGAGCGGGGCGCCGACTTGCTGACGGGGGACACCTCCACTCCGGGGTGGCTGCACGGCCATACCAGCGGAACCACCGGCTCTCCGCTGTCCCTGTGGTATGATCGCAACACCTGTGTGATGACCAACGCCGTAGACCGTCGGCAGAAGGTCTGGGGCGGGATGACGGAGGTGGACTGGCTCGGAGTCTTTCTCGGTCGGACTGTCGTGCCGCCGCGGGAATCGAAGCCTCCGTTCTGGCGGGTGAACCGCGTGCACCGGCAGGTCTGGTTCTCCAGCTTCCACATGGCCGAAGAGAACCTCGACCTGTACGTCCGCGAGATCGGCAGGCGGGGTCTCCGCTTCCTGGAAGGATATCCGTCGACGCTGTTCATCGTCGCGAGGCACGTGCTTCGGCAGGGGCTGCGGCTTCCGATGCGTGCGGTGTTCACCTCGTCGGAGACGCTCCACTCCGTCCAGCGGGAGACGATCCGCGAAGCCTTCGGCTGCGAGATCTTCGATTTCTACGGCCACGCGGAGCGCGTGATCTTCGCGGCCGAGTGCGAAGCGCACTCCGGAAAGCATCTTTCAGAGGAGTTCGGCTATACCGAGGTGGTGGACGAGGAGGGGCGGCCGGTTCCGGACGGCGAGGTGGGCTTCCTCGTCGGGACCAGCCTGCACAACCATGCAATGCCGCTGATCCGATACAGGACCGGCGACCTGTCGTCCATGGTTCGCGAGCCGTGTGAGTGCGGGCGGACGCTGGTCCGCATCCGGGACGTGGCCACCAAGGCCGAGGACATCGTCGTAACCCCGGATGGACGGATGATCTCTCCGTCGGTCCTTACCCACCCGTTCAAGCCGTTCGACCAGATCATCAAGTCGCAGCTGGTCCAGGAGCGGCCGGATCACCTGCTGGTGAAGATCGTGGCTTCGGCGGATTTCTCCCCCGCAGACGAGCGGGAGCTGCGCCAGCGATTGGCGGAGCGATTGGGGACCGGGATTGCACTGGAGATCGTGCAGGTCGAGGACATCCCCCGCGAGCGATCCGGGAAGTACCGCTGGGTGATCTCACGAATCCCTCATACCTGCAGCTTCGCGTGGGAGCACGTCGGCTAGACGCTGTGCACGCAGGCACTCCGACGCCCCGCGAGTCGAGCTCCTGCCCGGGTGTCGGGGTGCCGACGTTGCATGCGTGCAACGAATGTGTCCGCCTCGCCCGATTGCCAGACGTGGAGGTCGGTGCCGGTGGCGCCCACTCCGGTCTTTCCCGGGCCGCTGGCGGGGCATGCACGTTGCTCTAGAGGGTGCGTCCGCCGCCCCGGAAGGCCCGAGCCGCGACTCCGGGCGCGCCGTCGGCCGCCCGTTCCGGATGGCGGCTGGAAGACTCCCACGGACTCACCGAAGATGCAGCGAATATCGGTGGTAATGCCGGTGCGCGATTGCTGGCACTACCTGCAGGAGACGCTCGACCCCGTGCTCGCGGCAGTGCGGGAGTACGGCAATGCCGAGCTGATCATCGTGGACAACGGCTCCACCGACGGCACGTACGAGCGCCTCCAGGAGCGGTACGGGTCCGCGGCGGCGATCTACCGGCTGGAGGGAGGGACCATCTCCGCGGTCCGGAACCTGGGGGCGGCCCGGTCCGGCGGAGAGTATCTCTGCTTCCTCGATGCAGACTGCCTGGTGGAGCCCACCTACCTTCACTCGGTCCGGCGGGCGTTCGAGCTGAGCGGAGCAGATGCGGTGGGGTGCCGGTACGCCCTCCCGCCGGCGCCGCACTGGATCGAGGCCACCTGGCACGAGCTGCACGCGAGCTGCGCCGACGGAGACGTCCACCTGCTTCCCGCGGGGAACTTCGCCATCCGCGCATCTGCGTTCCGGCAGGTCGGCGGCTTCGACGAAGCGCTGTACACGGGCGAGGACGCGGAGATCTGCCAGAGGCTTCTGCATCGCGGCTTCCGGATCTACCAGTCACACCTGGTCTCGGCGATGCACCTGGGGAACCCCAAGACCATCCGGCGGTTCTTCCGCCGCGACGTCTGGTACGCCCTGGGGATGTTCGGGACCGTGACCCTGCGCTCCGTCGACAAGCCCACCGCGATGATGCTGCTCCACCTGACGGCGACCGCTGCGGCGGTGATCGCCTGGGCCGCGGTCCCCCTCTCCGGGGCGGCGGGGGTGGGGCTGGTCGTGCTCTCGCAGCTGATCGCACCGTCGCTGACAGTCGCCTACAGGATGTCACGGGGGCGCAGACCGCGGACCCACGCAGGCACGAGCGTCCAGCTCCTGGGACGTGCTCTTTTCCTGTACTGGGTCTACTACTGGGCGAGGCTGAAGGCGCTCCAGATCATCGTACTCGGGGGGGCGGGGGCGTACCGGAAGTGACGAGTTACGGGCGCCACGAGCCTCCTCCGGACCGCGACCGCGGCGTGCTGCGGCCAAAGCTGCTGTTTCTCTGCCAGACGCTGCCATTCCCTGCCGACAGCGGGGTGCACCAGCGCTCGTTCAACGTCCTGCGGCTCCTGGCGCGGGAGTTCGACGTCACGGCGGTCTGCTTCTACCGCAGGGCGAACCGGGAGACCCGGGAGCAGCTCGAAGCTTCGCTTGCCGGCCTGCGACAGTTCGCGCAGGTCGCCGCGTTTCCCATCCCGCAGGAGCAGAGCAGGGCGCGCCTGGTCTTCGACCACGTGCGCAGCCTTGTTCTGCGCCGCGTCTATACCCATTACGTGCACGACTCGGCGGCGGTGCGGAGCCACCTGGCCGAGCTCCTCCGGACCAACCGGTTCGACATCGTCCACGTGGACAGCCTGGACCTCTCGCGGTTCCTCCCGCTCTTCGAGGGAGTTCCCGTGGTCTGCACACACCACAACGTGGAGTCGGACCTGCTGCGCCGCCGTGCCGCGATGGAAACGGACCTGCTCCGCAGGTGGTACGTCGGGCTCCAGGCCCGCCTCGCGCGTGAAGAGGAACAGACCTGGTGCGGCCGGGTCGCGCTGAACGTGGCGGTCTCACCTGTCGACCGCGACCTGTTCGCCAGGATTGTTCCCGAAGCGCGATTCGTCGTGGTGCCGAACGGAGTCGACACGCGCGAGTTTCGGCCTGGCGACGGTCCCCAGCGGGGTGTGGTCTTCGTTGGAGGATATGGCTGGCTCCCGAACCGGGACTCGATGGAGTACTTCGCCTCGGACATCCTGCCGCGGATAGCGGGGGCAACCGCACCGGTGGAGGTGACCTGGGTAGGCCCTGCCCCCGTGGAGGCGTGCCGGGAATACAGGGAGCGGCATGGCATCGAGCTGACCGGGTACGTGGATGACATCCGCCCCTACGTGCAACGCGCAGCTTGCTACGTGGTGCCGCTCCGCGTCGGCGGGGGGACCCGCCTCAAGATCCTGGACGCCTGGGCCATGGGGAAGGCGGTCGTCAGCACCTCCGTCGGGTGCGAGGGGCTGGACGCCCGCGACGGCGAGAACATCCTCGTCCGCGACGACCCGGCCGACTTCGCCGCGGCGGTGCAGCGGGTGCTGGAAGACGAGGCCCTCCGCACCCGCCTGGGGGAGGGCGCCCGGCGCACGGCGGAGGTGGTTTACGATTGGGACGTGATCGGCGAATCCATGACAGCGAAGTACCGGGCGCTGCTCCCGGCGCCAGTGGCGCCGAGCGTGGCATCCGGGGCGGCGTAGCCGCAACAGGAGCGCGCTTCTCCCCGGTCGGCAGCGGATTGCACCGGGGATCGCGGTTCGGCGCATTCCCGTCGGCCAGCCATCCAGGAGGGCACCGTGCCCG
This DNA window, taken from Longimicrobiaceae bacterium, encodes the following:
- a CDS encoding glycosyltransferase, whose protein sequence is MQRISVVMPVRDCWHYLQETLDPVLAAVREYGNAELIIVDNGSTDGTYERLQERYGSAAAIYRLEGGTISAVRNLGAARSGGEYLCFLDADCLVEPTYLHSVRRAFELSGADAVGCRYALPPAPHWIEATWHELHASCADGDVHLLPAGNFAIRASAFRQVGGFDEALYTGEDAEICQRLLHRGFRIYQSHLVSAMHLGNPKTIRRFFRRDVWYALGMFGTVTLRSVDKPTAMMLLHLTATAAAVIAWAAVPLSGAAGVGLVVLSQLIAPSLTVAYRMSRGRRPRTHAGTSVQLLGRALFLYWVYYWARLKALQIIVLGGAGAYRK
- a CDS encoding glycosyltransferase family 4 protein, with translation MHQRSFNVLRLLAREFDVTAVCFYRRANRETREQLEASLAGLRQFAQVAAFPIPQEQSRARLVFDHVRSLVLRRVYTHYVHDSAAVRSHLAELLRTNRFDIVHVDSLDLSRFLPLFEGVPVVCTHHNVESDLLRRRAAMETDLLRRWYVGLQARLAREEEQTWCGRVALNVAVSPVDRDLFARIVPEARFVVVPNGVDTREFRPGDGPQRGVVFVGGYGWLPNRDSMEYFASDILPRIAGATAPVEVTWVGPAPVEACREYRERHGIELTGYVDDIRPYVQRAACYVVPLRVGGGTRLKILDAWAMGKAVVSTSVGCEGLDARDGENILVRDDPADFAAAVQRVLEDEALRTRLGEGARRTAEVVYDWDVIGESMTAKYRALLPAPVAPSVASGAA
- a CDS encoding Ig-like domain-containing protein, with protein sequence MSLAKKLVLSALALSLSAVLPSCDSGVTAPNLDASAEFRRLRVVLDRSDLELLAGEAVQIDAQVVDESGRVVSKQRISWSSSSPEVAHVGPDGAVSALRTGEALIGASVGGQTTTLRLAVKGNSSSVQLRPEAVTLNALRDTVRLLADARDNKGNPVAPSSLKWTSLNPAVATVSDVGLVTGTATGTALVTARYAGKEDTTTVEVRQVVASVAVTPTALTLDPGQTQPLSGLAKDANGNEIPGVAFEWMSSNTAVATVSASGQATAVAAGTSYVTARAGGKSATATLTVAAPVKVQAQVASVSVSPASASIVVGGSVVPVATARDASGNVLTGRLVEWSTSNPAVAGVSASGLVTGVAVGSATIIATVEGKTGAAAVSVTTDPATVPSRVMVSPRADTLSAIGAATQLGATVYSQAGSPMSGAVVSWTSLNSGVATVDGSGRVVAKAPGTARVVAASGALADTATVVVRQVIASVVVSPSAPTVQVGQTQQVSASARDANGHEVPGVTFGWTSSNTAAATVNGSGLVSGVAAGTSYVTASAGGKSAVSTVTVAAVPVATVTVSPGTASIAVGGSVDLAAVARDGSGQVLTGRPVTWATSNAGVATVSSTGVVTGVAGGTVTVTATSEGKSGTAQVTVSAPTVTTSTLVYGHDFNDGTIGAFGQWGSHITKPVSVIADPTGSGRGSVARVDYVYDPASGGAHDSNGGLYYRANPAGGHPSGVGFGERIYLAGDFYLPRYPYTAPAQAQNDQRKLIYLKFGDPNARTGDVVVNLWGRADKSGMDLQLVSGWSGSSTREFAYGIAPVAFDRWHRVEVELTANTRGMANGSIRVWFNGQLVKERTNVMLFGASPSEATDFIYEYGIGNQEQWAPTDLMKDYRLWDNIHFRTARP